ATGGATTAAAACAATATGCTCGATCTTTTCTCGCAGCAGACCGATGAGGCGGCTCTCGAGAAGAAATTCATCGTGTGTTGAGGTAAAAAGGGGAATATTGTTAACTTCTGAGAAACAAACAAGAAAATCCGGTGGGGAACTGGTTTTGGCAAGTGCCAGGCAAGAGATATGAGAAGAAGAAATGGTTTGAAGGATATCTTCACGCCTTTTTGCAGGGATACTGGCCAGTTCGGAAGAGCATGCAGGAGTGATAATAAAGATGGTTTCCGGGATCAATCGTTCCCGGAAACCTTCAACTTCAGTGTAACGCTGAACTTTGAGACGGTTTGTTTCCTTCATCAAACCAGCAATTCCGGTTATCTGTCTGATGCCTAGTCTGTCCCCGGAATCTTCAAGCAGGTCTTTTATCGTGGTAGCGTTCATGAAAGTATGAGTTCCCCTCCTGGGGGCCTACCACCTCTTTACCTCGTCTATAATGGATACACTCGATTTTTGTGAAAATCTCCGACTTTAGGCGTTGGTTTCTATAAGCCCATAATTTCCGTCATCTCGACGATATATGACACTGACGTTTTCCGTATAAGAATCCCGGTAAACGATGAATCGGTTCTTTGATGTCTCGATTTCCATCATGGCATCCTCAAGGGACATGGGTTTCAACACCATTTTCCTCGTTTTGACCACCTTTGCCCCCGGTGTATCTTCCGTCTCATCAGGCGGTAACTCTAGTGTGCCTATCTCCTCGGCTCGCACAGCATTTGCCTTATAACCCCTGATCTTTTCCTTATGTTTTTTGAGTTGACGTTCGATCTTTTCTATAGCATTATCAATAGCAAGATACATGTCCTTTGCTTCCTCTTTCGCATTTACATTTAACCCATCAACCATTAAGTTGATTTCGGCTGCATTTCTGAATTTTTCCACCGAGAGGATTACATGGGCTTCAGCCGGATTATCAACATATCTACTTACTTTTTTGAGTCTTTTATTAACATATTCCCTTTGCCAATCCTCTCCCTCTGTATTTCTAAAGGTTACGGAAATCTTCATCGTCTTTCCCCCCTGTTTTAATAATGTAACTACTCAGGAGTCAGAAGCCAGAATGAAAAGGAAGTCCGCTAAGGATTTTCAAGACTTGATTGTATGGCAAAAGGCCCATCAATTTGTTGTTTTATCCACGTATCATCTTAGCGGTAGTTTTTCACTGCTTCTATTCTGGCTCCTGACTCCTGACTCCTGAGTAGTTTAAATTTTATCTTTTTTCGCTTTGAAGATGGCAGGATACCCATCATTTCTCTATACTTGGCTACGGTTCTCCTCGCAATGGATATCTCCGATGCCTCAAGAAACTTTACAATTTCAAGATCGGTGTACGGTTTACCCGGATCCTCCTTACTGATGATCCTCTTAATCTCCTCTTTGACGCTCTTCGAGGCGATGGCACCGCCGCTGGTATTCTGTACACTGCTGCCAAAAAAGTATTTCAACATAAATATGCCCCGCGGTGTATGCATATACTTATTCGTCACCACTCTGCTGATGGTTGACTCGTGCATCTCCACATCCTCGGCAACATCTCTTAAGACCAGGGGTTTTAAAAAATTAATGCCCTTATCAAAGAAATCTTTCTGAAATTTTACAATACTCTCCACTACCCTATAAATTGTCTTCTGCCTCTGCTGAATACTCTTGATGAGCCACATGGCCGACTGTATCTTTTCCTTAATGTACTTCTTGCCGTTATCTGTCTTTGGATTTCCTCTGGTCCCGGATAAAATCTCTCTGTACATATTGTTAATCCTCAGCCTCGGCAGTCCATCATCATTGAGGACAATTCTGTACCCATTCCCGGACTTGAAAATGTACACATCTGGAATGATAGTCTGAATCCTTTCTTCGTTGTAAACACTGCCCGGTTTGGGATTCATGTTGCTGATCAAAAGGACAGCCTGCAACACCTCTGATAGGGGAACTTTCAATTTTCTCGCAATCTGGGCATAATTTTTTGTCTCAAGATATTTTAGATGTTCTTTGATAATCACCTCAATGATATGGTTTGACACGCCTAAAATTTTGGCTTGAAGTAAAAGGCATTCTTTGAGATCCCTTGCCGCAACACCAGGAGGGTCAAATTCCTGAACTTTTTTCAGGACATCTTCCACAACAGTTTCGTCAACTTTTTCCTGAGCGGCAATTTCTTTTAGAGATGCCATTAAATATCCGCTCTGGTCAAGGTTTCCGATTATCTGTTCGCCGATTCTCATTTCGAGCTCTGTAAAGCGGGAAAGCTTGAGTTGCCACATGAGATGATCCATCAGAGATGTCTTTTGGGTCGGCAAATTATTCCAGGATAAAGCATCACTATCTTTCCTGTCATAACTTACCCCTGTGGCTACATAATCTTCAAGGTAGCTGTCCCAGTCAAAATCCTCCTTGCCGTTGCCTTCCCCCGTCAGTTCTTCCGTGCGATCAACCGCTTTGATATCTTCTCGATCAAGTGTAGCAATATCACCAATTTCTTGATTTGTGTCGCTTTCCTGGTAGTCGTCAGTTGTCACCTCCTCAAGCAGGGGATTCTCCACCATTTCCTGATTGATTGTCTCAACCAGTTCCAGTCTTGAAAGCTGGAGGAGTTTGATCGCCTGCTGGAGTTGAGGCGTCATGACCAACTGCTGTGTCAGTTTAAGGTTTTGTTTGAGTTCAAATGCCATATTTATTTAGGATCAGGGGTCAGAGGTCAGGGGTCAGAGGTTAATTTGGCCCCTTTGTGCCTTTGTGCCTTTTGGCTTTTCCTTTCGTCCTTTACGGGGAGACTGAAATCCTCTCCGAAGTAGATTTTTCTTGCGATTTCGCAATTGGCTATGTATTCGGGGTCCCCTTCCACCAGGATAGTCCCCTCATTGATAATATAGGCTCTGTCGCAAACGGAGAGCGTTTCCCTGACATTATGATCCGATAAAATGACACCGATCCCCTTAGATTTGAGTTTAAATATAATCTTCTGGATATCCACCACGGCGAGGGGATCAATCCCCGCAAAAGGCTCATCGAGGAGGATATAGGCGGGGGATGTAACAAGCGCCCTTGTAATCTCAACCCTTCTTCTTTCCCCACCCGACAGAGAGTAGGCATTGTTCTTTGCGAGATGGGAAAGATCAAGTTCCCCTAATAGTTCTTTCAGCCGTTTTTTTCTCTCTTCTCTGTCCAGATCAAGGATTTCGAGAATCGCCATGATATTTTCTTCAACGGTTAGCTTTCTGAATATTGACGGTTCCTGCGGTAGGTAATTTAATCCTTTTCTTGCCCGTATATACATGGGAGTTCCCGTTATATCTTCGCCGTTTAAAAGAATACGGCCTCCATCTGGCTTTATCAAACCGACGATCATGTAAAATGTGGTGGTTTTACCCGCGCCATTGGGGCCTAAAAGGCCAACGACTTCACCCTGATTAATCTCCAGATCAATGTTGTTAACGACCCTTCTCCCTCCGTATATTTTTGTCAATCCCGAGGCTGATAGTTTTCCCATCACTCTTTTTTCTCTTTCTTCTCCACAGGATAAATTGTGGCCGTTACCCTCTTGTTTTCAGTGCTTTCAATGGTTCCCCTGTTTTCATCCAGAAAAATCACTATTTTCCCCCCACGCATGATATTTCTCCCTTCTTGCAAGACGGTACTACCCGTCATCACGATTTTCTGTGTGTCCTGGTAAAAGACGGCATCATCTCCCTTTGCGATCCTTTCACCCTGTACAATTGTTACATTTCCCTTTGCCTCAATCTTTTCTAAATCTCTCCCCTTACCGATTTCCCTGGCCCCTACCTTTTCAGAATCTGCAAGACCTTTCCTATAGTACAGAAGAAGGCGATCTGATTTTATGATCATATCACCACGGGTAGCCACGGCATTACCCGAAAATACGACCATTCTTTTTTCATTGTATGCCTCCAGACGGTCAGATATAATCTGTATCGGTTGATTTTCTTCTGTCTTTGGTTTGTTTTCTCCCCCGGCCTTCTCTGCATAAAGGTGTGAGAAAGGAGAAGTGATAAGTATAATCAAAAAGATAAGTAATAATACCCTGTGTTTCATCGCAAATGCCGAAGGTTGGTTTTCACGTTATCTTATCCGGGCGCTCACTCTCGAAAACAGTGTCAACTCTTCGTTCTTCAGGGAAATGGACATGCCCACCCCCTTGACCTGCATGCGTGGGGTCTCCATAACAACGGCCGAGTTGGTATGGAATCTTTTATCCCCATGAGAATAGGTCAGGCGATCTGTCGTAAAGCGGTTACCACTATGAGAAATGATTTTAATATTACCGGCAATTCCTATGTCCTTTGTATTCGTATTCAACTGACCTCTATCCCCGGTCATGACAAAGGTTTTGCCATCCCTCGTGTCCAGTGTTACCGTAACATTATCAAATAACACAAGATTCTCCTTTTTGAGATATCTTGCCGTATCCGCTTTGATCTCCCATTTTGCATCAGAATCCCCGATTTCCGTATAATGGACATTTTTTACCTGAAGATCAACATTGGCCGGTAAAATCTTCAGCAGGGTTTTGTGGGGTGTCTTCCTCCCATCCGTGACCAGACCAGCAACCACCGATGAAATCACCAGTATCACTATGCCGGCAATAATAACCGTCTTTTTTTTTAATTTCATATAGCCCCTCTCGTTGTTTTACCTGTGAAGAGATTGCTGTTTTTTATACCACCCGCTTCAAGACAAGTAAAGGCAAAACTGAATGAAACTAAATGAACTCGTATCTTGTAGCCACCTCATCCCACTTTTCCTGCGCCTTAAGGATGATTTCACACACCTCTCTGACGGCTCCCCTGCCACCATTCTTTTTAGTAACATAATCAACAGCTTTCTTGACATCCTCGGATGCGTCTGCCACGGCTACGGAAAATCCGACCCTTTTTAACAGAGGGATGTCAACAACGTCGTCCCCCACATACGCCACATGGTCTCTCGCCAGATTTCTCCTCCTGAGAATCTCTTCCAATGGCTCAACCTTATTCCAGATACCCTGATGCACCTCGCCTATGCCAAGGTCCTTAGCACGATGCTCCACAACCTCTGATCTTCTGCCCGTTAAAAAGACAACATCTATACCGTGTCTCATCAGGATTTTAAGCCCGTGCCCATCCTTCACATCAAAATTTTTTGTCTCCCGTCCAGTATCGTCCATGATAATCCTGCCATCGGTCAAGACACCGTCAACATCAAGGATCAAAAGACGGATCTGTCTGATCTTTTTCAACAATTCCTCGGTCATAACCTCCTTGCCCATATTATGTTACTCCTCACCGAGATCTAATCCACAGTCGGGGGCCTCTTTACGACCTGGTCAATCTCCATCAAGGTACAGAGAAGATCGGAAAGCGAATCAAGGGACAGGGAATTGGGGCCATCACACAGGGCACGTTCGGGATCGGGGTGCACCTCCAGAAAGAGACCATCAATCCCTACAGCAACAGCCGCCCGCGACAGATAGGGTACCATCTCCCTCTGGCCGCCGGAAGCTGTCCCTGCCCCACCGGGAAACTGGACACTGTGAGTAGCGTCAAAAACCACGGGGTAACCCATCTCTCTCATGACGGGAAGGGCACGAAAATCTGCCACAAGATTGTTATAACCGAAACTCGTTCCCCTCTCCGTGATCATGATATTTTCATTTCCCGCTGACGATGCCTTAGCCAGGATATTGGCAACATCCCATGGGGCAAGGAACTGGCCCTTTTTGATATTGATACACCTGGCCGACCTGGCGATCTCCATAACAAAATCGGTCTGCCGACAGAGAAAGGCTGGCACCTGTACCACA
This is a stretch of genomic DNA from Syntrophales bacterium. It encodes these proteins:
- the raiA gene encoding ribosome-associated translation inhibitor RaiA, which produces MKISVTFRNTEGEDWQREYVNKRLKKVSRYVDNPAEAHVILSVEKFRNAAEINLMVDGLNVNAKEEAKDMYLAIDNAIEKIERQLKKHKEKIRGYKANAVRAEEIGTLELPPDETEDTPGAKVVKTRKMVLKPMSLEDAMMEIETSKNRFIVYRDSYTENVSVIYRRDDGNYGLIETNA
- the rpoN gene encoding RNA polymerase factor sigma-54 is translated as MAFELKQNLKLTQQLVMTPQLQQAIKLLQLSRLELVETINQEMVENPLLEEVTTDDYQESDTNQEIGDIATLDREDIKAVDRTEELTGEGNGKEDFDWDSYLEDYVATGVSYDRKDSDALSWNNLPTQKTSLMDHLMWQLKLSRFTELEMRIGEQIIGNLDQSGYLMASLKEIAAQEKVDETVVEDVLKKVQEFDPPGVAARDLKECLLLQAKILGVSNHIIEVIIKEHLKYLETKNYAQIARKLKVPLSEVLQAVLLISNMNPKPGSVYNEERIQTIIPDVYIFKSGNGYRIVLNDDGLPRLRINNMYREILSGTRGNPKTDNGKKYIKEKIQSAMWLIKSIQQRQKTIYRVVESIVKFQKDFFDKGINFLKPLVLRDVAEDVEMHESTISRVVTNKYMHTPRGIFMLKYFFGSSVQNTSGGAIASKSVKEEIKRIISKEDPGKPYTDLEIVKFLEASEISIARRTVAKYREMMGILPSSKRKKIKFKLLRSQESGARIEAVKNYR
- a CDS encoding LptA/OstA family protein; this encodes MKHRVLLLIFLIILITSPFSHLYAEKAGGENKPKTEENQPIQIISDRLEAYNEKRMVVFSGNAVATRGDMIIKSDRLLLYYRKGLADSEKVGAREIGKGRDLEKIEAKGNVTIVQGERIAKGDDAVFYQDTQKIVMTGSTVLQEGRNIMRGGKIVIFLDENRGTIESTENKRVTATIYPVEKKEKKE
- the lptC gene encoding LPS export ABC transporter periplasmic protein LptC, producing the protein MKLKKKTVIIAGIVILVISSVVAGLVTDGRKTPHKTLLKILPANVDLQVKNVHYTEIGDSDAKWEIKADTARYLKKENLVLFDNVTVTLDTRDGKTFVMTGDRGQLNTNTKDIGIAGNIKIISHSGNRFTTDRLTYSHGDKRFHTNSAVVMETPRMQVKGVGMSISLKNEELTLFSRVSARIR
- a CDS encoding HAD-IIIA family hydrolase; the encoded protein is MGKEVMTEELLKKIRQIRLLILDVDGVLTDGRIIMDDTGRETKNFDVKDGHGLKILMRHGIDVVFLTGRRSEVVEHRAKDLGIGEVHQGIWNKVEPLEEILRRRNLARDHVAYVGDDVVDIPLLKRVGFSVAVADASEDVKKAVDYVTKKNGGRGAVREVCEIILKAQEKWDEVATRYEFI
- the kdsA gene encoding 3-deoxy-8-phosphooctulonate synthase, which codes for MKQIILDNFVMGGGTPFALIAGPCVIEDEEKTREIALFLKNLTGRLGIPFIFKASYDKANRTSKDSYRGPGFTKGLAILRKIKKELGILVLSDVHRSEEVPEAAKVLDVVQVPAFLCRQTDFVMEIARSARCINIKKGQFLAPWDVANILAKASSAGNENIMITERGTSFGYNNLVADFRALPVMREMGYPVVFDATHSVQFPGGAGTASGGQREMVPYLSRAAVAVGIDGLFLEVHPDPERALCDGPNSLSLDSLSDLLCTLMEIDQVVKRPPTVD